The proteins below are encoded in one region of Telopea speciosissima isolate NSW1024214 ecotype Mountain lineage chromosome 10, Tspe_v1, whole genome shotgun sequence:
- the LOC122643872 gene encoding uncharacterized protein LOC122643872 produces the protein MKDPSFFLLKNSLGAKMKKGFRSFCNGVGSASTLNQNKVECDSSSSCIVSPSIISSAFREGINLEDRPLTLEEMILQLELEEEATRKAKLDDFDVCQRRMSCVNNSDILRSARNALNQYPRFSVDGRDAMYRSSFQNNLAPLARGGRNSVCSSNGIRLIREKDGFADLIDLERTPGLPQTIAGESVLWCEPGVVAKLMGLEAMPVTIGSGKCRKEKLTLNSTIKRRENLRRAERQELENRRRLVIGTNSGCRRFGRGIALSGSNTTGGYGVMKPIAVEHARRKGWSGLEGSIVDVHNSRVLV, from the coding sequence ATGAAAGAcccatctttctttctcctcaagAACTCTCTGGGAGCCAAGATGAAAAAAGGCTTCAGAAGCTTCTGCAATGGGGTTGGTTCTGCATCGACACTCAACCAAAACAAGGTTGAATGTGATTCTTCGTCCTCCTGCATAGTGTCCCCATCCATTATTAGCTCTGCCTTCCGGGAGGGCATTAATTTGGAAGATAGGCCACTAACCCTGGAGGAGATGATCTTGCAGCTGGAGTTAGAAGAGGAGGCTACAAGGAAGGCAAAGCTTGATGACTTTGATGTGTGTCAACGTAGAATGTCATGTGTTAACAACTCTGACATTCTACGTTCTGCAAGGAATGCGTTGAATCAGTACCCTCGGTTCTCTGTGGATGGGAGGGATGCCATGTATCGATCTTCATTCCAGAACAACTTGGCTCCCTTGGCTAGGGGTGGGAGAAATTCGGTTTGCAGTAGCAATGGTATTAGACTGATCAGGGAGAAGGATGGCTTTGCTGATTTAATAGATTTGGAGAGAACTCCCGGGTTACCCCAAACAATAGCTGGAGAAAGCGTGCTTTGGTGCGAACCAGGCGTGGTAGCCAAGCTGATGGGCCTGGAAGCCATGCCAGTCACAATTGGTAGCGGTAAATGCAGGAAAGAGAAACTAACTCTGAATTCCACCATTAAGAGGAGGGAAAATCTTAGGAGAGCTGAAAGACAAGAATTGGAGAACAGGAGGCGGCTTGTTATTGGTACCAACAGTGGTTGCAGGAGGTTTGGGAGAGGGATAGCATTGTCGGGCTCAAATACAACTGGTGGTTACGGTGTTATGAAGCCGATTGCAGTGGAGCACGCAAGACGAAAGGGGTGGTCGGGGTTGGAAGGATCTATTGTAGATGTTCACAATAGTAGAGTATTAGTATAG
- the LOC122643871 gene encoding universal stress protein A-like protein, with protein sequence MAGESSAGGSSCSSGELAEMNNKNNNNNGKKKVVVVGVDDSKESFYSLEWTVENLPMLRKDIQVDDHQSSSAALFKLILVHVKVPAVSILRFSGPGFGDVLPRIEADLKNTASIVTDKVKDFCNQKLITDYEVEVWEGDARNVLCEAVEKHRADILVVGSHGYGIFKRAILGSVSDYCAHHAHCSVMIVKKTSNTNN encoded by the exons ATGGCTGGAGAGTCGAGCGCGGGGGGAAGCAGTTGTTCATCGGGGGAGCTGGCGGAGatgaataataaaaataataataataatgggaaGAAAAAAGTGGTTGTGGTGGGAGTGGACGACAGCAAGGAAAGCTTTTACTCGCTGGAATGGACAGTGGAGAATCTGCCAATGTTGAGAAAGGATATCCAGGTTGATGATCATCAGTCGTCGTCGGCCGCCTTGTTCAAGCTGATCCTGGTACACGTGAAGGTCCCAGCAGTCTCAATCCTCAGGTTTTCTGGGCCAGGATTTGGTGATGTCCTTCCTCGGATTGAAGCCGATCTCAAGAACACTGCTTCCATTGTTACTGACAAGGTCAAGGACTTCTGCAACCAAAAATTG ATAACGGATTATGAAGTGGAAGTATGGGAAGGAGATGCACGGAATGTGCTGTGTGAGGCCGTGGAGAAGCACCGTGCTGACATTCTTGTTGTGGGGAGCCATGGCTATGGTATCTTCAAAAG AGCTATTCTTGGGAGTGTGAGCGACTACTGTGCGCATCATGCTCATTGCAGTGTGATGATCGTGAAGAAAACCAGCAATACTAATAATTAA
- the LOC122642670 gene encoding uncharacterized protein LOC122642670 gives MDPGEPLWRTNSSFSPPPSRSWDSRFQSDGLPLGSHGAPRYDSSLSSNNRESRSRVSSDQYSNHHHSVSDGVLSYFESPPENFQAPQWTPPVQKLNFGVSSTSSVGGSRTELPLFPHSAERRFGAEASAASHSLGSPSSLSESSQLESTNKQPMSLPYRHFSSRRPFISKPVYPLVFHNPVSGSEGFCSADTSSISKLAPGESRVSPSHWPDNSPSLKFHKNITELQKMDASPEPSTNSRREGFRFSNASSFDMSFDEDGFDVSEHVNLENERLRQHSAGNHNCELCGRLLWQKSPWSSYRIVRGCDMPIAGVLHCAHIFHAECLEQTTPKSQIHDPPCPVCLKTIDAVEESPSVSEPMQMALRSVWRNQGVVISDAPGDKNGTQSLDHFEGGFRRNQTQSVSRRSGSLIKNQLKKHFMFKGSTGKDFFGMKGFHKTGSSSSNQVSGGRFRSFRSLRK, from the exons ATGGATCCTGGTGAACCTCTTTGGCGGACAAACTCAAGCTTTTCTCCTCCTCCCTCAAGGAGCTGGGATTCTAGATTCCAGTCGGATGGTTTACCTCTTGGGTCCCATGGAGCTCCACGATACGATTCATCATTATCCTCAAATAATAGAGAAAGCAGAAGCAGGGTGAGTAGTGACCAGTATTCCAATCATCACCACTCTGTGTCTGATGGTGTGCTTTCTTATTTTGAAAGCCCGCCTGAAAATTTCCAGGCCCCTCAGTGGACGCCACCAGTGCAGAAACTCAACTTTGGCGTGTCTTCTACCTCTTCTGTGGGAG GGTCAAGGACTGAACTTCCTCTGTTTCCTCACTCTGCTGAG AGGCGATTTGGTGCTGAAGCATCGGCAGCATCCCACAGTTTGGGGTCCCCATCCTCACTTTCTGAGTCCAGCCAATTGGAATCTACTAACAAACAACCTATGTCCTTACCCTACCGCCATTTCTCAAGTCGGCGTCCTTTTATATCAAAACCTGTTTACCCATTAGTATTTCACAATCCAGTGTCAGGTAGTGAGGGCTTTTGTTCTGCCGATACAAGCAGCATTAGTAAGTTGGCACCTGGTGAAAGTAGGGTCTCACCATCTCACTGGCCTGATAACAGTCCAAGTCTTAAGTTCCACAAGAACATCACTGAACTCCAGAAGATGGACGCTTCACCAGAACCCAGCACGAATTCCAGGAGAGAAGGTTTCAGGTTCAGTAATGCGAGCAGTTTTGACATGAGCTTCGATGAAGATGGCTTTGATGTATCAGAGCATGTAAATTTGGAGAATGAAAGATTGCGTCAACACTCTGCAGGCAATCATAATTGTGAGTTGTGTGGAAGACTTCTGTGGCAGAAATCCCCGTGGAGTTCCTACCGAATTGTCAGAGGTTGTGACATGCCAATTGCTGGTGTACTGCATTGCGCTCATATCTTCCATGCGGAATGCCTAGAGCAGACAACACCAAAGAGCCAGATTCACGATCCTCCTTGTCCTGTGTGCCTGAAGACTATTGATGCAGTGGAAGAGTCTCCATCAGTTTCGGAGCCAATGCAAATGGCTTTAAGGTCAGTTTGGAGAAACCAAGGGGTTGTAATTTCTGATGCACCAGGAGATAAAAATGGCACCCAATCCTTGGACCATTTTGAGGGTGGTTTTAGGAGAAACCAGACTCAATCGGTATCGCGTCGAAGTGGTTCATTGATTAAGAACCAACTGAAGAAACACTTTATGTTTAAAGGGAGTACAGGGAAAGATTTCTTTGGTATGAAGGGGTTCCATAAAACcggttcatcatcttcaaatcAGGTTTCTGGGGGACGCTTCAGATCCTTTCGATCCTTGAGAAAGTAG